Proteins encoded together in one Mycobacterium sp. MS1601 window:
- a CDS encoding DUF3090 domain-containing protein — MPRAIHVFRTPDRFVAGTVGQPGNRTFYLQAVHDARVVSVVLEKQQVAVLAERIDALLVEVNRRFGTPLPPETATVEDLSPLVTPVDAEFRVGTMGLGWDSDAQTVVVELLAVTDTEFDASVVLDDAEEGPDAVRVFLTPESARQFANRSNRVISAGRPPCPLCEEPLDPEGHICVRTNGYKRAELFGSDDDPAA; from the coding sequence ATGCCGCGCGCAATTCACGTCTTCCGAACACCCGACCGCTTTGTCGCCGGGACTGTTGGGCAGCCCGGAAACCGGACGTTCTACCTGCAGGCGGTGCACGATGCCCGAGTGGTGTCGGTGGTGCTGGAAAAGCAGCAGGTGGCTGTGCTCGCCGAACGTATCGACGCCCTGCTGGTCGAGGTCAACCGCCGGTTCGGCACACCGCTGCCCCCGGAGACCGCAACCGTCGAGGACCTCAGCCCGCTCGTCACCCCCGTCGACGCCGAATTCCGCGTCGGCACCATGGGTCTGGGCTGGGACTCCGATGCCCAGACCGTGGTGGTGGAACTGCTGGCGGTCACCGACACCGAATTCGACGCCTCGGTGGTGCTCGACGACGCCGAAGAAGGCCCGGACGCGGTGCGGGTGTTCCTCACACCGGAGTCGGCCCGTCAGTTCGCCAACCGGTCCAACCGGGTGATCTCGGCCGGCCGCCCACCCTGTCCGCTGTGTGAGGAACCGCTGGACCCCGAAGGGCACATCTGCGTCCGCACCAACGGGTACAAGCGCGCCGAGCTGTTCGGGTCAGACGATGACCCAGCGGCCTGA
- a CDS encoding YncE family protein: MVAFALLSAGCSTTAVDSTPPTIEPARPAAAPPAAVTPAGTVRPLPGRPAAAVFDAGVDALVALTPGETSTVTVLEPTPRVIDIPGQATALTSDGRGTAYVTGRGGYTRVNLSTGATEQIQVAADTEFTAVALRQDDGPVLGSSTGAVYLLNSDGTDVEQRVEIFARVDALATVGDTTVVLDRGQTSVTSVNTDGKAQQALRAGEGATSIAADPAGRVLVTDTRGDELLVFGVDPLIMRQRYPVPAAPYGVAGSSNLAWVSQTATNAVVGYDLATGIPVEKVRYPTVQQPDFVAFDDATGTLYVVSGSGAGVQVIESAAGTP; the protein is encoded by the coding sequence CTGGTGGCATTCGCGCTGCTCAGCGCCGGATGTTCGACCACCGCGGTGGACTCGACTCCCCCGACCATCGAGCCGGCCAGGCCCGCCGCCGCCCCGCCGGCCGCCGTCACCCCGGCCGGCACCGTCCGACCACTGCCCGGGCGCCCCGCCGCCGCGGTGTTCGACGCCGGCGTCGACGCGCTGGTGGCACTGACTCCCGGTGAGACCAGCACGGTGACCGTGCTGGAACCGACCCCCCGCGTGATCGACATTCCCGGGCAGGCCACCGCGCTGACCAGCGACGGCCGGGGTACCGCGTACGTCACCGGCCGCGGCGGCTACACGCGGGTGAACCTGTCGACAGGGGCTACCGAGCAGATCCAGGTGGCCGCCGACACCGAGTTCACCGCGGTGGCACTGCGCCAGGACGACGGACCGGTGCTGGGCAGCTCCACCGGCGCGGTCTATCTGCTGAACTCCGACGGAACAGATGTCGAGCAACGGGTGGAGATCTTCGCCCGCGTGGACGCCTTGGCCACCGTGGGAGACACCACCGTGGTACTCGACCGCGGTCAGACCTCGGTGACCAGCGTGAACACCGACGGCAAGGCACAGCAGGCGCTGCGGGCCGGTGAGGGGGCCACGTCCATCGCCGCCGATCCGGCAGGTCGCGTACTGGTGACCGACACCCGCGGTGACGAGTTGCTGGTGTTCGGAGTGGACCCGCTGATCATGCGGCAGCGCTACCCGGTGCCCGCCGCTCCCTACGGCGTCGCCGGTTCGTCGAACCTGGCCTGGGTGTCACAGACCGCGACCAATGCCGTTGTTGGTTACGATCTGGCGACCGGAATACCTGTCGAGAAGGTGCGTTACCCAACTGTGCAGCAACCCGACTTCGTGGCATTCGACGACGCCACCGGCACCCTCTACGTGGTGTCGGGCTCAGGCGCGGGTGTCCAGGTGATCGAATCCGCAGCAGGCACCCCGTGA
- a CDS encoding META domain-containing protein — MGALRWVVWTSVVVCATVVSGCAAQSEPRSLVGTSWQLVQIESMNDAQGVTPVPGPGVFTVSFGEDGQASFGLDCNTGTGTYEAAPTGDGETGSLTFGPIAATLMGCPGPSLDQEVSAALPSVRGYIFRDDRLHMSLMFDGGILSWDPM, encoded by the coding sequence GTGGGTGCGCTGCGGTGGGTCGTCTGGACGTCGGTGGTTGTGTGCGCGACGGTGGTTTCTGGGTGTGCCGCGCAGTCCGAACCACGGTCTCTGGTGGGTACCAGCTGGCAGCTGGTACAGATCGAATCGATGAATGACGCCCAGGGCGTCACCCCGGTGCCCGGCCCCGGGGTGTTCACCGTGTCCTTCGGCGAGGACGGGCAGGCGTCGTTCGGCCTGGACTGCAACACCGGCACCGGGACGTACGAAGCCGCACCCACCGGCGACGGGGAGACCGGGTCGCTGACGTTCGGACCCATCGCTGCCACGCTGATGGGATGCCCGGGCCCGTCACTGGATCAAGAGGTGAGCGCGGCGCTGCCGAGTGTGCGGGGCTACATCTTCAGGGACGACCGGTTGCACATGTCGCTGATGTTCGACGGCGGCATCCTGAGCTGGGATCCGATGTAG
- a CDS encoding SCO1664 family protein: MTQRPDVLSRGELTILGRIRSASNATFLCEAEFDGATTHCVYKPVAGEQPLWDFPDGTLAGRELATFLVSHQLGWNIVPHTIIRDGPAGPGMCQLWVDQPEDHDEDQARTPDLVDLCPVEHLPAGYLPVLRAQDYAGDDVLLIHADDLRLRLVAVFDVLVNNADRKGGHILHGVDGCVYGVDHGLCLHTEDKLRTVLWGWAGKPVDDEILEAVARLVQAVDGDFGDQLAQHITETEVVALGVRAAEMLENPVMPTPDRRRPIPWPAF; this comes from the coding sequence ATGACCCAGCGGCCTGACGTTCTCTCTCGCGGTGAGCTGACGATCCTCGGGCGAATTCGCTCGGCCAGCAACGCCACCTTCCTGTGTGAAGCCGAATTCGACGGCGCCACAACACACTGCGTCTACAAACCCGTGGCCGGCGAGCAGCCGCTGTGGGATTTCCCCGATGGCACCCTGGCGGGGCGGGAGCTGGCCACCTTCCTGGTGTCACATCAGCTGGGCTGGAACATCGTGCCGCACACCATTATTCGTGACGGGCCCGCAGGCCCGGGGATGTGTCAGCTGTGGGTGGATCAACCGGAGGATCACGACGAGGACCAGGCCAGAACGCCGGATCTGGTGGATCTGTGTCCCGTCGAGCACCTGCCCGCCGGCTACCTGCCGGTGCTGCGGGCCCAGGATTACGCCGGCGATGACGTGCTGTTGATCCACGCGGACGATCTTCGCCTGCGCCTGGTCGCGGTGTTCGACGTCCTGGTCAACAATGCCGACCGCAAGGGCGGCCACATTCTGCACGGCGTCGACGGCTGCGTGTACGGCGTGGACCACGGCCTGTGTCTGCACACCGAGGACAAGCTACGCACCGTCTTGTGGGGCTGGGCGGGTAAACCGGTCGACGACGAGATCCTCGAAGCCGTGGCCCGGTTGGTGCAGGCCGTCGACGGGGACTTCGGTGACCAGCTGGCCCAGCACATCACCGAGACAGAAGTCGTGGCCCTGGGGGTGCGGGCCGCCGAGATGCTGGAGAATCCGGTGATGCCCACCCCGGACCGGCGGCGCCCGATTCCCTGGCCTGCCTTCTGA
- a CDS encoding histidine phosphatase family protein, with product MTVILLRHGRSTSNTAHTLAGRAEGVELDTLGSEQAAGIVARVAGLPIKALIRSPLLRCGRTLEPLAAELGLEPVIDERLAEVDYGSWTGRKIGDLVKEPLWAVVQQQPSAAVFPDGEGLAQVQARAVAAVREHDKRLAQEHGGDTLWVACTHGDVIKSVLADALGTHLDSFQRITADPASMSVIRYTTLRPFVVHVNHTGGALASALTAPPAKEPTSDAVVGGTTD from the coding sequence ATGACGGTCATCCTTCTGCGGCACGGTCGTTCGACGTCGAACACCGCGCACACCCTGGCCGGCCGCGCCGAGGGTGTCGAGCTCGACACCTTGGGCAGCGAGCAGGCCGCCGGAATCGTGGCCAGGGTCGCCGGGCTGCCCATCAAGGCGCTCATCCGCTCGCCGTTGTTGCGCTGTGGGCGAACGCTGGAGCCGCTGGCGGCCGAGTTGGGGCTCGAGCCGGTGATCGACGAACGTCTCGCCGAGGTGGACTACGGCAGCTGGACCGGCCGCAAGATCGGCGACCTGGTCAAGGAGCCGCTGTGGGCGGTGGTGCAGCAACAGCCCAGTGCCGCGGTGTTCCCCGACGGCGAAGGGCTGGCGCAGGTACAGGCCCGCGCGGTCGCGGCGGTGCGCGAACACGACAAGCGGCTGGCGCAGGAGCACGGCGGTGACACCCTCTGGGTGGCCTGCACCCACGGTGACGTGATCAAGAGCGTGCTCGCCGACGCGCTGGGCACCCACCTCGACAGCTTTCAGCGAATCACCGCCGACCCCGCGTCGATGAGCGTGATCCGCTACACGACGCTGCGGCCGTTTGTGGTTCACGTCAACCACACCGGCGGCGCGCTGGCCTCCGCGCTGACCGCTCCACCGGCCAAGGAACCCACCTCCGACGCTGTGGTGGGTGGCACCACCGACTGA
- a CDS encoding undecaprenyl-diphosphate phosphatase, which produces MSWLQVVVLAIVQGLTEFLPVSSSGHLAIVSRAFFDDDAGASFTAVTQLGTEVAVLVFFAKDIGRILVAWFAGLRDAARRNADYWLGWWVIIGTIPICVLGLLFKDQIRSGARNLWLVATALIVFAFVIAAAEYVGRQTRKVEQLTWRDAVIVGFAQCLALVPGVSRSGATISAGLFLGMERELAARFGFLLAIPAVFASGLFSLPDAFAPVTEGMSATGAQLLVSILIAFVVGYAAIAWFLKFLVNHGMYWFVGYRVVLGTVLLILLGTGVVAAT; this is translated from the coding sequence ATGTCGTGGCTGCAGGTGGTGGTTCTCGCCATCGTTCAGGGGCTCACGGAGTTCCTTCCAGTCTCGTCATCCGGACACCTGGCCATCGTGTCTCGAGCGTTCTTCGACGACGACGCAGGCGCGTCGTTCACCGCCGTGACCCAACTCGGTACCGAGGTTGCGGTCTTGGTCTTCTTCGCCAAGGACATCGGACGCATCCTCGTCGCGTGGTTCGCGGGGTTGCGAGACGCAGCCCGCCGCAACGCCGACTACTGGCTGGGCTGGTGGGTCATCATCGGCACCATCCCGATCTGTGTTCTTGGCCTGCTCTTCAAGGACCAGATCCGCAGCGGGGCAAGGAATTTGTGGCTGGTGGCCACCGCGCTGATCGTTTTCGCCTTCGTGATCGCCGCCGCCGAGTACGTCGGCAGGCAGACCCGCAAGGTCGAACAGCTCACCTGGCGTGACGCGGTGATCGTCGGCTTCGCCCAGTGTCTGGCGCTGGTCCCGGGGGTGTCACGCTCGGGCGCGACCATCAGCGCCGGGCTGTTCCTCGGCATGGAACGTGAGCTGGCCGCCCGGTTCGGCTTCCTGCTGGCCATCCCCGCGGTGTTCGCCTCGGGCCTGTTCTCCTTGCCCGACGCCTTCGCGCCGGTGACGGAGGGAATGAGCGCCACCGGGGCCCAGCTCTTGGTGTCCATCCTCATCGCCTTCGTTGTCGGTTACGCCGCCATCGCCTGGTTCCTGAAGTTCCTGGTCAACCACGGCATGTACTGGTTCGTCGGCTACCGCGTGGTCCTGGGAACCGTGCTGTTGATCCTGTTGGGTACCGGGGTGGTCGCGGCCACATGA